TGGCATCGAGCTGCTGAAGCAGGTTCTAGAACAGCTGATGCTCTGCTCTTTGAATCTAAACAGAAATGATGCCGTCTCTGAGCAAAATGGCTGCTGTCACTTATTTCCCCTCCATCCATGACGAGACAACGGGGGACACGACCATGTGGGCTCCTTTCTACCTTAAGTCGAAACAGCTCAGCTCTCGCGTCACTTCCGCTGCAGGATCTTCTAGTAACAGCAGGACTGATGGGGACGATCGAAACAGCTCCACCACTCAGCAGGTCGGAGCTCCGGCAGCCCGGACGACATCAGGCGGTTTGTTGGTGTCTGACTATCAACCTCTGGAGGCCTTCTGTGCGACAGCAGAGGATCCTGGTCCAGGTTCATGGAGCGAGGACGATGAGATCTGTGAGCTCTTGATCAGGCTGAAGGAAATGGAGTTATGCAGCATGATTGGAGAGAGTCGAGGCCTCCCGCAGTGTAAGACAATAAGAATCATCTGCTGTTGGATAGGTTAATGTTCTGGTTTAGAGTGTGTAGAGGTGGCAGCTCTGATGTGGATGATGAAAACAGAGCTGTAGTGTCTTCAGTTCAATGAGATGTTCAAGACAGTGGGCGTCACGTCCCGTTACTCATCCTGTGggtgtgtttctcttt
The window above is part of the Anabas testudineus chromosome 17, fAnaTes1.2, whole genome shotgun sequence genome. Proteins encoded here:
- the LOC113172097 gene encoding uncharacterized protein C11orf91 homolog → MAAVTYFPSIHDETTGDTTMWAPFYLKSKQLSSRVTSAAGSSSNSRTDGDDRNSSTTQQVGAPAARTTSGGLLVSDYQPLEAFCATAEDPGPGSWSEDDEICELLIRLKEMELCSMIGESRGLPQYTYLRNIRYCRMKQRRKRK